Proteins co-encoded in one Corylus avellana chromosome ca9, CavTom2PMs-1.0 genomic window:
- the LOC132191577 gene encoding uncharacterized protein LOC132191577 encodes MEMQLFLREALRLREFYHESGDDWHRMKLVEELKNEGKEEVVCEDCEEPVVLGPAFKCSVCLSLSHLSCGRWDDPRDTTINFHFGGRHEYDELMLTEELKNDGKEGVVCLVCEEQAEGPGYKSSASECNFRFHKSCAQQPRQMYHPSHSNHVLILQLPRSYSSYCNVCGKWCHRSLFYRCNECNFNIDITCATRMLITTTDDCQHAFVPFLKKINFTCEACGREGTDFASLCTICRLFIHSRCVGFSRTISIERHDHALTLIYSLHRQVKDFSHIFCKLCGQKVKTEYAAFYCQKCDFVTHLYCTEPYRLDDKDLEYLPEKSVDVMEKINPSEIQHFSHPHNLILSHEEVLDGKLCDGCMHFIISAPFYDCTQCNFFLHTTCAQLPKEKKHIIHQHRLTFLPHAPNSDGVFTCGACGHSCHGFVYRCDVCNYHLDAQCSSISETLKHEGHQHSLLLAIISNKSCNACDHGYKHSKEDGVFVCTTCDFALGFECATLPLVARHKYDEHPLVLTYVAEDKSVEYYCLICEEEMDPKYWFYYCAKCDFLAHRQCVLGKYPYIKFGSTYEDKNHRHPITFVRKTGSSPPCDACGKTFDGMALECTQCKFSVHGMNSECMQKISTEVLHP; translated from the coding sequence ATGGAGATGCAACTTTTTCTAAGAGAGGCCTTGAGACTGCGTGAGTTCTACCACGAAAGCGGCGATGATTGGCATCGAATGAAGTTGGTAGAAGAGCTGAAAAATGAGGGCAAGGAGGAAGTTGTTTGTGAGGATTGCGAGGAACCTGTCGTATTGGGTCCCGCTTTCAAATGCAGCGTCTGCCTATCACTGTCTCATTTATCATGCGGGCGATGGGATGATCCCCGGGATACAACCATTAATTTTCATTTCGGTGGTAGGCATGAATATGATGAGTTGATGTTAACAGAAGAGCTGAAAAATGATGGCAAGGAGGGAGTTGTTTGCCTCGTGTGTGAGGAGCAAGCAGAGGGTCCCGGATACAAAAGCTCTGCCTCGGAATGCAACTTTCGGTTCCACAAATCATGCGCCCAGCAGCCTCGCCAAATGTACCACCCTTCACACTCAAACCATGTCCTTATTCTTCAGCTGCCAAGGTCATATTCCAGTTATTGTAATGTTTGCGGTAAATGGTGTCATAGAAGCCTCTTTTACCGTTGCAATGAGTGTAATTTCAACATTGACATCACATGTGCTACCCGCATGCTAATTACTACTACCGATGACTGCCAACACGCATTCGTCCCATTCCTAAAGAAGATCAACTTCACTTGTGAAGCCTGCGGTCGAGAAGGCACGGACTTTGCCTCCTTATGTACCATTTGTCGACTCTTCATTCACTCCAGATGTGTTGGATTTTCACGCACCATTAGTATTGAAAGACACGATCATGCCCTGACTCTTATCTATTCCCTTCATCGTCAAGTCAAAGATTTCAGCCACATATTTTGTAAATTATGTGGTCAAAAGGTGAAGACAGAGTATGCAGCCTTCTATTGTCAAAAATGTGATTTTGTGACACATTTATACTGTACAGAGCCATATAGACTCGATGATAAAGATCTCGAGTATCTGCCGGAAAAATCTGTTGATGTTATGGAGAAGATCAACCCAAGTGAGATACAACATTTTAGCCATCCACATAATCTAATTCTTAGCCATGAGGAGGTCCTCGATGGTAAGCTTTGTGATGGTTGTATGCATTTTATAATCTCGGCTCCGTTCTACGATTGTACTCAATGCAACTTTTTTCTTCATACTACATGTGCTCAACTaccaaaagagaagaaacacaTAATTCATCAGCATAGGCTCACCTTCCTCCCACATGCACCTAACAGTGATGGAGTATTCACTTGTGGCGCTTGTGGACATTCTTGTCATGGCTTTGTCTATAGATGTGACGTGTGTAACTACCACCTTGATGCCCAATGTAGTTCAATTTCGGAAACCTTGAAACATGAAGGTCACCAACACTCCCTCTTACTTGCTATAATTTCTAATAAAAGTTGCAATGCTTGTGATCATGGTTACAAGCATTCCAAGGAAGATGGGGTATTTGTATGCACTACTTGCGATTTTgctttgggttttgaatgtgcaacaCTTCCACTTGTAGCTAGACACAAATATGACGAACATCCCCTTGTACTCACTTATGTTGCTGAAGACAAATCCGTAGAATATTATTGTCTAATTTGCGAAGAAGAAATGGATCCTAAATACTGGTTTTATTATTGTGCAAAATGTGACTTTCTTGCTCATCGTCAATGTGTTCTAGGAAAATATCCATACATCAAGTTTGGAAGTACTTACGAAGATAAAAATCACCGGCACCCTATCACTTTTGTTCGAAAGACTGGGTCCTCCCCTCCATGTGATGCTTGTGGCAAGACTTTCGACGGCATGGCCCTTGAGTGCACTCAATGCAAGTTCAGCGTCCACGGCATGAATTCCGAGTGTATGCAAAAAATAAGTACCGAAGTGCTACATCCATAA